ATTCACCTTGTACATTTGACTGCAGCACAGTTGTGACAAtaaacaccataacacacactcTCTTGTGTCGTATTGCCTTACTAACAGTCACAGTGACTGAGGTATAGGAGTAAGGGCAACCCACCAACACCAAAGACAGAGGCCTGGTTGAAGTACAGCCTGTTGATTCACAGATCCTGCCAAAGATGATCCGGCTGACCATGCTAGTCAAGCCCAGGAACAGTATGATGTTAGTGGCACTGTGGACTGGGATGCCCAGCTGAACAGCATGCTTCACCTAGAGCAGGACACACAAacatgtttgttttactatccaaataattgatttccattcaaaatcctatatTGCGTAACCCtaacttctaaccctaaccttaaacctaccCCTCTAAATGTCCCTGAATtctccttgttttactatccttgtgaggacttctcgTCCCCAGTAAAACAAAAAACGCACACATACAGGTATCTATCTATTTACTATATGTATCCTGTACAGGTAGTACTAAGGGTATTTGTTATCAGATTATTACATTTCAATAGCATTTCTTCCCTAAAAGAATAAGTCAAATTACATAATGTTTCCAAACTATAACGTCGTACCGTTGCAGCTGAGCCTTCCGTTGTTTACATCAGTATGTAACTTACCAAGTGGACATATGGAATGAAGAATCCGAATTGACACAGTCCATTGGCTGCAACCCAGATAAGAAAGACTTTGTCTTACCAAGGACCACAAACTTCAAGGGAGAGTTCTTTAAATTATCCACCACACTTCTAGTAACCCCTTTCAAAGACATTTGAAATTGAAATCCCTCATAGCCCATCAGAAACACATACTGTAGCTTTTGAATATatcacatttctgtttgaaaggGTACACAAGGGTGTGCTCAGTCATGATGGGGTAAATGGTCCCATTACTGTATGCTCAATAAATTAAAACTGTTATGGGTTTGAATACCCTGCAGTACCTTTGGGGTTGAGTGGCAGATAGGTGAAGCCAGTGATGACACAGATAATCATGAGGCTTGAGAACACTCGGAGACTCTGCCTCCAGCCCAGGGTGTCATTTAGGTACAGATGGAGCCGGGTCTGGACCAGGGCCCCTGCTGCTCTCCCTGACATCACTATCCCTGTGGCCAGGGAACGCTTGGAGTTGAAGTACTGGCTCACCATGATCATACCTGCTCCACAGGAGGGGGTGGGAGATGGAGGTGAGATAATGTGTTAGCTGTCGTGGCCTTGAGAATACAACAATGTAGCTTACCCTCTAACAAGATACAATATGAACTAGAAAAGTTATGGATGGAAGTGTCAGTGAATCCATAGTGTAATTAACTGCTAGCTAATTTCCTCCCTCCCCTGTACCAACCTGGGGTGAAGGCAAAGCTGGAGCCCACTCTACTGAGGAAGCCATGTGTGAAGAACAGCGTTCCTAGATTGGGTGCATATGACGAGCATACTATGGAGATCATGATGATGAGGGATCCTAGAATGGAGAACTCTCTGGCCCCGTACCTGACTGTCAGCTTCCCAGACAGGGGCACACAGATCATGATGAAGCCGTAGCTGATGGAGCCAACCCATGCTACAGGCCAGCAGAGAGTGGGTCTTAAGGTTAGGTAGCTAGCAGGTTTCCATGTATAACATGTAGGTACAGCAGCAGGTCATTTGTGCAGTTTGGTAACTACTTGTTAATTACAGGTGTATCACCATTTACACATATGATCTCACAATCCCTTTTGAAATACAAAATAGTTGTTGTAATGTGAAGTTACAACAGTTGAGTTTACAGTGTAATGTGAAATTGTTTCAGTCTGATGACAAACGTTATGTTATTAACGGTATGTGAGCTTAGTGTAATTTGCCTGTTTTAGAACTTGTCTCCCCAAACTCATTGAGGAGACTGATGAGGTACACTCCGAAGAGGTTGTGGTAtcccagtaccaggacattatAGAGGAACGATGGATGATAAGACAATCACCCATCCTCCGTCGGGGGGTTCTGCGATGCTCCGGAGGAATAAATTCGGGTTGCTCGGCGTAGAACCTCCTGAAGGGAATGGCAGTCCGGAAGATGTGCATCTTGATGCACTAAATACACAGACCTAGGGTGCTGTCCAGCTTGCCTGGTTTGAAGAGACCTCAGGGGGCTAAATAAAGGTGGATAGGCCTACATGCCTAGGAACATTTATGTTCTTAGCTACATGCAAGTTTCACCCAGTTCTGTCTGACATCACAATTGCCATTAAGGTGTTTCCCAGGTAACTGGCGTGCTAAAGGCCACTGGTTCATTCATTCTACATTTCTAATTCTATGCCATAGAATTCTATGCCATTTCTAATTCTATGCCATAGAGATAATTCTATGTTCTTTGCACTGGCCAGTACCCAGTCAACTTTTGTTTGAACTTCATATCCATTGACTAAAATACCAATAGGAAGCACTGTAATACATGTGGATATGGTTAGGaaattatttcatttttttaaatca
This genomic stretch from Oncorhynchus keta strain PuntledgeMale-10-30-2019 chromosome 29, Oket_V2, whole genome shotgun sequence harbors:
- the LOC118362354 gene encoding monocarboxylate transporter 10-like; this encodes MIMVSQYFNSKRSLATGIVMSGRAAGALVQTRLHLYLNDTLGWRQSLRVFSSLMIICVITGFTYLPLNPKANGLCQFGFFIPYVHLVKHAVQLGIPVHSATNIILFLGLTSMVSRIIFGRICESTGCTSTRPLSLVLVCCTC